Proteins from one Bacteroides zhangwenhongii genomic window:
- a CDS encoding TlpA family protein disulfide reductase, giving the protein MKQTLILISLICFSTGNIMAQHTIEVKGKIKFIEPKMNKIEATRHEGTQKIVVAETPVNKDGTYKLTINVDKPQSLSLSYPWWQSVNIWVEDENLEVDFHGRDTAKIVIKNPPYVYIRGGKNNEVMNWINFERYRNYQQMIELYRELYNSKIHEDEKEEIRVASAIGYSDQENYRAHMRYICEHYADRTSVIAAINDLDEEKDAALIEKTLNTLEKSNPKVVANYRATAKKKRDCELRMQIGQSIPEFEAYTPKGKKMNVQNFKGKVLVLDFWASWCGPCRQEVPNLKKAYEEFKNKNVEFLSVSVDAKKEDWIRALKEENMPWPQAQAPNGGRQVMDTYQFSGIPFILVIDQNGYLYRKNVRGQQIQEAIYECLTGKPTQDKKKSQRIKAASMM; this is encoded by the coding sequence ATGAAACAAACACTGATTTTGATTTCTTTAATTTGCTTCAGTACAGGTAACATCATGGCTCAGCATACCATCGAAGTGAAAGGCAAAATCAAGTTTATTGAACCGAAAATGAACAAGATCGAAGCGACACGCCACGAGGGTACACAGAAAATAGTCGTTGCCGAAACTCCTGTAAACAAAGACGGAACATACAAGCTCACCATTAATGTAGACAAACCACAATCGCTAAGCTTATCATACCCATGGTGGCAAAGCGTGAACATTTGGGTAGAAGACGAGAACCTAGAAGTAGACTTTCACGGACGAGACACCGCTAAAATTGTGATAAAAAATCCACCCTATGTCTACATCAGAGGAGGCAAAAACAACGAGGTAATGAACTGGATTAACTTCGAAAGATACCGTAACTACCAACAGATGATTGAGCTATATCGTGAGCTCTACAACTCGAAAATTCACGAAGACGAGAAAGAGGAGATAAGAGTGGCGAGTGCTATCGGCTATTCCGACCAAGAGAACTACCGCGCTCATATGCGCTACATCTGCGAACACTATGCCGATCGCACTAGCGTGATAGCTGCCATAAACGATTTGGATGAAGAGAAAGACGCCGCACTAATAGAAAAGACGCTCAATACATTAGAAAAAAGCAATCCTAAAGTAGTGGCAAATTACCGTGCCACAGCGAAAAAAAAGAGAGACTGCGAATTGCGTATGCAAATCGGACAGTCAATTCCCGAATTCGAGGCTTATACTCCCAAAGGCAAAAAGATGAATGTACAAAATTTTAAGGGAAAAGTACTAGTGCTAGATTTCTGGGCAAGCTGGTGCGGTCCCTGCCGTCAAGAAGTACCTAACTTGAAGAAAGCATACGAAGAGTTCAAAAATAAGAATGTAGAGTTCCTAAGCGTCAGCGTGGATGCCAAAAAGGAAGATTGGATAAGAGCTTTGAAAGAGGAGAATATGCCTTGGCCCCAAGCGCAGGCTCCCAATGGCGGAAGACAGGTGATGGATACATATCAATTCAGCGGTATTCCTTTTATTCTGGTAATTGACCAAAACGGCTATCTTTACCGTAAGAACGTACGCGGCCAGCAAATTCAGGAAGCTATATACGAGTGCCTGACAGGCAAACCCACACAAGACAAAAAGAAGTCTCAAAGGATAAAAGCAGCAAGTATGATGTGA
- a CDS encoding DUF6088 family protein, translating into MTNEYSLDGTTLKQRIVAMPEDSILFRSDFPEYHIEFVGSILSELTTEGVLVRIAQGIYAKPRKSRFGMVLPSVDKIVQAIAARDNAEILPSGMTALNALGLSTQVPMNYTYLTTGSDRTVKLLNRDVILKRGVPKNFCYETRLISLLVQALRALRKENIGQEELQTIRQLVSKEPDKEALMKDVDLMPVWMKKIVKPMLNV; encoded by the coding sequence ATGACTAATGAGTATTCTTTAGATGGTACGACTCTTAAGCAACGCATAGTAGCGATGCCTGAAGATAGTATTCTGTTTCGCTCCGACTTTCCTGAATATCACATTGAGTTTGTAGGGAGTATCTTGTCCGAATTGACAACAGAAGGTGTTCTTGTAAGAATTGCCCAAGGTATATATGCAAAGCCAAGAAAAAGTCGGTTTGGCATGGTACTTCCTTCTGTTGATAAAATTGTGCAGGCTATTGCTGCTCGTGACAATGCTGAGATTTTACCCTCTGGCATGACTGCTTTAAATGCGTTAGGATTGTCTACTCAAGTACCGATGAACTATACATATCTAACTACAGGTAGTGATAGAACGGTAAAATTGTTGAATCGCGATGTGATATTGAAACGTGGGGTTCCTAAGAACTTCTGTTACGAGACTCGTCTTATTTCTTTACTTGTGCAGGCTCTAAGGGCCTTAAGGAAAGAAAATATTGGACAAGAAGAATTGCAGACAATTAGACAGTTAGTGTCAAAAGAGCCAGATAAAGAGGCTTTAATGAAAGATGTGGACTTGATGCCTGTATGGATGAAAAAAATTGTTAAACCTATGCTTAATGTTTAA
- the dprA gene encoding DNA-processing protein DprA, protein MISDEEEQLYSIALTMVPGIGHIGAKRLVSEAGSARYVFRNRKELPELIPDINQRVVDALDCPQAVVRAGRELDFIRKKNIRCLTFIDEDYPSRLRECDDAPIVLFFKGNADLNSLHILNMVGTRHATGYGTQLCASFLHQLKALCPDVLVVSGLAYGIDIHAHREALANDLPTVGVLAHGLDRIYPYVHRKTAIDMLDNGGLLTEFLTETNPDRHNFVSRNRIVAGMCDATIVVESAEKGGSLITAELAEGYQRDCFAFPGRVADEYSKGCNQLIRDNKASMILSAEDFVSAMGWNTGSHPVKTENVQRSLFLDLSEEEQKIVSILAKQGSLQINTLVVEADIPVQKMSALLFELEMKGVVRVLAGGMYQLLN, encoded by the coding sequence ATGATATCCGACGAAGAAGAACAGCTTTACAGTATCGCTCTGACAATGGTGCCCGGCATAGGGCATATCGGAGCGAAACGGTTGGTTTCCGAGGCGGGTAGCGCCCGTTATGTATTCCGGAACCGAAAAGAACTTCCCGAACTGATTCCAGATATAAATCAGCGTGTAGTGGATGCGTTGGACTGTCCGCAAGCCGTCGTTCGTGCCGGGCGTGAACTAGACTTTATCCGTAAGAAGAATATCCGTTGCCTGACGTTCATTGACGAGGATTATCCTTCCCGTTTGCGGGAGTGTGATGACGCTCCCATTGTTCTTTTCTTCAAAGGAAATGCCGATTTGAATTCCCTTCATATTCTTAATATGGTAGGCACTCGCCATGCTACCGGTTATGGGACTCAGCTTTGCGCGTCTTTTCTGCATCAACTCAAGGCTCTTTGTCCGGATGTACTGGTCGTCAGCGGCCTCGCCTATGGCATTGATATCCATGCCCACCGTGAAGCATTGGCCAATGACCTTCCTACAGTAGGAGTTCTAGCGCATGGCTTGGATCGTATCTATCCATACGTCCATCGCAAAACTGCTATTGATATGTTGGATAATGGCGGGCTATTGACGGAATTTCTCACTGAAACCAATCCCGATCGTCACAATTTTGTCAGCCGTAATCGTATTGTTGCGGGTATGTGTGACGCTACTATCGTTGTAGAGTCTGCCGAGAAAGGAGGTTCTTTGATTACTGCCGAACTGGCCGAAGGTTATCAGCGTGATTGTTTTGCTTTTCCCGGCCGTGTGGCTGACGAGTATTCCAAAGGATGTAATCAGTTGATCCGGGATAACAAAGCCTCTATGATTCTCTCTGCAGAAGATTTTGTTTCAGCGATGGGGTGGAACACGGGTTCTCATCCTGTAAAAACAGAGAATGTGCAACGTAGTCTTTTCCTCGACTTATCGGAAGAAGAACAAAAGATTGTCAGTATTCTGGCAAAGCAAGGAAGCCTTCAGATTAATACATTGGTAGTGGAAGCGGATATTCCGGTTCAGAAAATGAGCGCCCTTCTTTTTGAATTGGAGATGAAAGGGGTGGTTCGTGTATTGGCGGGTGGAATGTATCAGCTATTAAACTAA
- a CDS encoding zf-HC2 domain-containing protein, giving the protein MEKKCGYKRADVWLYIQNRMGREEETEFQHHLLTCDDCKEELVRLRSVISSIQRKEKRKGTFRNWMIAASVACVVLGGGGYWYYYSSIRKDGHLLPEDVHQLKVNPPIIRGDMDSIAPQDSVRMDW; this is encoded by the coding sequence ATGGAAAAGAAGTGTGGATACAAACGTGCGGATGTTTGGTTATATATACAGAACCGTATGGGTAGGGAAGAAGAAACCGAGTTCCAGCATCATCTCCTGACTTGTGATGATTGCAAAGAGGAATTAGTACGACTGCGTTCGGTTATATCGTCCATTCAGCGGAAAGAAAAAAGAAAAGGAACTTTTCGTAATTGGATGATAGCCGCTTCGGTAGCTTGTGTCGTATTGGGAGGTGGCGGATATTGGTATTATTACTCTTCGATACGGAAAGACGGTCATCTATTGCCGGAGGATGTACATCAACTGAAAGTCAATCCCCCCATCATACGGGGGGATATGGATAGTATTGCTCCGCAGGATTCTGTACGGATGGATTGGTAA
- a CDS encoding energy transducer TonB, which produces MKQLFSIFLLSAIIFGLVGCGGNQQERTSDLINYELKGNVKLCNKATYIVSINDKDTIREGDIQEETFIFSKNGILSKLGEQELMYDKQGNLVPNELLDSIVRNDKQQIVRMVYARKGEDGKPISFTCYTYNDNGYPATITGYYKGTIVDELKLAYDDSGKRIKSDIKSVYDEKCCVYSETFDYLEFDAHGNWVKRLCRRESNCRGNLLAMQRRAITYYGEDSESLSEEDMLLGEILTESDRITDEPFSEEEITPIIAPEAEESELESDIAFDVVEQMPEFPGGMSALMKYITTNLQYPAAAKKAGTQGRVIVQFVVERDGTITNAKAVRSVESSMDEEAVRIINTMPKWKPGMQRGKTVRVKFTVPVMFRLE; this is translated from the coding sequence ATGAAACAATTATTTTCTATTTTCTTGTTGTCAGCCATCATTTTTGGATTGGTAGGCTGTGGTGGTAATCAGCAAGAGAGAACTTCGGATTTGATTAATTATGAGTTAAAGGGAAACGTGAAGCTGTGCAATAAGGCTACTTACATTGTGAGTATTAATGATAAGGATACAATAAGGGAAGGAGACATTCAAGAAGAGACTTTTATCTTTTCTAAAAATGGCATCTTGAGTAAATTGGGTGAACAAGAACTTATGTACGATAAACAAGGAAATCTTGTTCCCAATGAGTTGTTGGATAGTATTGTCAGAAATGACAAACAGCAGATAGTGAGAATGGTTTATGCTCGAAAAGGTGAAGACGGAAAGCCTATCTCATTTACATGTTATACATATAATGACAACGGTTATCCTGCTACTATCACAGGTTATTATAAGGGTACTATTGTAGATGAACTCAAATTGGCTTACGATGATAGTGGAAAGCGAATAAAAAGCGATATCAAGTCTGTTTATGACGAAAAGTGTTGTGTCTATTCAGAAACATTTGATTATTTGGAATTTGATGCACATGGCAATTGGGTAAAGCGTTTGTGTAGGCGGGAAAGTAATTGTAGAGGAAATTTGTTAGCCATGCAGAGGCGTGCGATTACTTATTATGGTGAAGACAGTGAATCCCTATCCGAAGAGGATATGCTTTTGGGGGAGATACTCACAGAATCTGATAGAATAACTGATGAGCCTTTTTCTGAGGAGGAAATTACTCCTATCATAGCACCTGAGGCAGAAGAGAGTGAACTGGAATCGGATATAGCTTTTGACGTAGTAGAGCAAATGCCTGAATTTCCTGGAGGAATGTCAGCTTTGATGAAATATATCACCACAAACCTTCAATATCCTGCGGCGGCAAAAAAAGCGGGAACACAAGGGCGTGTGATTGTGCAATTTGTGGTAGAGCGGGACGGTACGATAACCAATGCCAAAGCGGTGCGAAGTGTGGAGTCTTCTATGGACGAGGAAGCTGTCCGCATCATCAATACCATGCCAAAATGGAAGCCGGGAATGCAAAGAGGTAAAACGGTGCGTGTGAAATTTACAGTTCCTGTCATGTTCAGATTGGAGTGA
- a CDS encoding SH3 domain-containing protein, with protein sequence MKRFLVYLVWALFPIYAIATNYVVQVNTELNVRSEPNADAMCVGKLRNGTQVDVTAISDGWAVIDYNGNTCYVTAKYLVSSGQGAPIPPSAEKSGTSTWKIIMWIVLGILGIVIFKYAFAILIRAISMGLAFGGIMLLICLLLDYLDIIESGSVPKVSEWGAYIGVGIGLITGLLNPKQAVKDMQSSPKKKRSQPDLESYVGYDEYGHRIELNQTHENSLSNFHDNDGNEWCHDSTGFHRK encoded by the coding sequence ATGAAACGATTTCTTGTATATCTTGTTTGGGCACTGTTTCCAATCTATGCAATCGCCACAAATTATGTGGTGCAGGTTAATACGGAGCTGAATGTACGAAGCGAACCAAATGCCGATGCTATGTGTGTAGGAAAACTCCGCAATGGCACGCAAGTGGACGTTACTGCTATAAGCGATGGATGGGCTGTCATCGATTACAATGGCAACACTTGTTATGTGACAGCTAAATATCTTGTTTCTTCCGGTCAAGGAGCACCGATCCCACCATCTGCAGAGAAAAGCGGTACTTCGACTTGGAAAATCATCATGTGGATTGTGTTGGGTATATTGGGTATTGTCATCTTCAAATATGCTTTCGCCATACTTATTCGAGCGATTTCGATGGGATTAGCCTTTGGGGGTATAATGCTCCTGATTTGTCTCCTGCTTGACTATTTAGATATCATAGAATCGGGCAGTGTGCCTAAAGTGTCTGAGTGGGGAGCTTATATCGGTGTAGGTATCGGATTGATAACCGGACTGCTCAATCCCAAGCAGGCGGTAAAAGACATGCAATCTTCCCCAAAGAAAAAGAGGAGCCAGCCCGACTTGGAATCGTATGTAGGGTATGATGAATATGGCCACCGCATAGAGCTGAACCAAACACACGAAAACAGTCTGAGCAACTTTCACGATAATGACGGCAACGAGTGGTGTCATGATTCTACCGGATTCCATAGAAAGTGA
- the dusB gene encoding tRNA dihydrouridine synthase DusB: protein MKIGPIDLGKHPILLAPMEDVTDPAFRLMCKKFGADMVYTEFVSSDALIRAVSKTAQKLSISDEERPVAIQIYGKDTETMVEAAKIVEEAQPDILDINFGCPVKRVAGKGAGAGMLQNIPKMLEITRAVVDAVKIPVTVKTRLGWDANNKIIVDLAEQLQDCGIAALTIHGRTRAQMYTGEADWTLIGEVKKNPRMHIPIIGNGDVTTPQRCKECFDRYGVDAVMIGRASFGRPWIFKEVKHYLETSEELPPLSFDWCMDVLRQEVVDSVNLLDERRGILHVRRHLAASPLFKGIPNFRNTRIAMLRAETKEELFRIFDEILTNPSVQNPAEQYYPYPPV, encoded by the coding sequence ATGAAAATTGGTCCTATAGATTTGGGTAAACACCCTATTCTGCTCGCTCCTATGGAAGACGTGACTGATCCGGCTTTCCGCCTGATGTGCAAGAAGTTCGGAGCAGACATGGTATACACCGAGTTTGTATCAAGCGACGCACTGATACGTGCAGTCAGCAAGACCGCACAAAAGCTCAGTATCAGTGATGAAGAACGCCCTGTCGCCATTCAGATCTACGGAAAAGATACGGAGACAATGGTAGAAGCAGCCAAAATTGTGGAAGAAGCGCAGCCCGACATTCTGGATATCAATTTCGGATGTCCGGTGAAAAGAGTGGCCGGAAAAGGGGCAGGAGCAGGAATGTTGCAGAATATTCCGAAAATGCTGGAGATTACCCGTGCCGTAGTAGATGCAGTAAAGATTCCCGTAACTGTGAAAACCCGTTTGGGATGGGACGCCAATAATAAGATTATCGTAGATTTAGCGGAACAGTTACAAGATTGCGGAATTGCCGCATTGACTATTCATGGCCGTACCCGTGCACAAATGTATACCGGAGAAGCCGACTGGACACTGATAGGTGAAGTGAAGAAGAATCCACGGATGCATATTCCTATTATCGGCAATGGTGACGTGACTACGCCTCAACGCTGCAAAGAGTGCTTTGACCGCTATGGAGTAGATGCAGTAATGATCGGGCGTGCCAGCTTCGGACGTCCGTGGATATTCAAGGAAGTGAAACACTATCTGGAAACCAGTGAAGAACTGCCACCACTCAGTTTCGACTGGTGCATGGATGTACTACGCCAGGAGGTGGTCGACAGCGTCAATCTGCTGGACGAACGCAGAGGTATCCTGCACGTACGCCGTCATCTGGCCGCCAGCCCCCTATTCAAAGGAATTCCCAATTTCCGCAACACACGCATTGCCATGCTACGGGCAGAAACTAAGGAGGAGCTCTTTCGGATATTTGATGAGATACTTACCAATCCATCCGTACAGAATCCTGCGGAGCAATACTATCCATATCCCCCCGTATGA
- a CDS encoding acyl-CoA thioesterase, whose translation MNYIYELEMKVRDYECDLQGIVNNANYQHYLEHTRHEFLTSAGVSFAGLHEQGVDPVVARINMAFKTPLKSGDEFVSKLYMKKEGVKYVFYQDIFRKSDNKVVVKSTVETVCVVNGRLSDSELFDNVFAPYLK comes from the coding sequence ATGAACTATATCTATGAGTTGGAGATGAAGGTACGCGATTACGAATGCGATCTTCAGGGAATTGTGAACAATGCCAATTACCAGCATTATCTGGAGCATACTCGCCATGAGTTTCTGACTTCGGCAGGCGTAAGTTTTGCCGGGCTCCATGAACAGGGAGTAGATCCGGTGGTGGCACGTATTAATATGGCCTTCAAGACCCCGTTGAAGAGCGGAGATGAGTTTGTATCCAAGTTATACATGAAGAAAGAAGGGGTCAAATACGTATTCTATCAGGACATCTTCCGTAAAAGTGATAATAAAGTAGTAGTGAAATCCACTGTTGAAACGGTATGTGTAGTAAATGGACGTTTGAGTGACAGCGAATTGTTTGACAACGTCTTTGCTCCCTACCTGAAATGA
- a CDS encoding peptidase U32 family protein yields MSLSLKDFEIMAPVGSHESLAAAIQAGADSIYFGIENLNMRARSANTFTIDDLREIARTCDEHGMKSYLTVNTIIYDKDIPLMRTIVDAAKEAGISAVIAADVAVMNYARQIGLEVHLSTQLNISNAEALKFYAQFADVVVLARELNLEQVAEIYRQIREENICGPSGELIRIEMFCHGALCMAVSGKCYLSLHEMNNSANRGACMQVCRRSYTVRDKETDVELDIDNEYIMSPKDLKTIHFMNKMMDAGVRVFKIEGRARGPEYVRTVVECYKEAIKAYLEDTFTDEKIAAWDERLKTVFNRGFWNGYYLGQRLGEWTRNYGSAATERKIYVGKGIKYYSNIGVSEFLVEAAEVSVGDKLLITGPTTGAVFMTLEEARVDLKPVQTVKKGEHFSMKSDKIRPSDKLYKLVSTEELKKFKGLDIEQKRG; encoded by the coding sequence ATGAGTCTTAGTTTGAAAGATTTTGAAATAATGGCTCCTGTCGGTTCGCACGAATCTCTTGCTGCGGCCATTCAGGCAGGTGCCGATTCTATCTATTTCGGTATAGAAAACCTGAATATGCGTGCCCGTTCGGCCAATACATTCACGATTGATGATTTGCGGGAAATTGCCCGTACGTGTGATGAACACGGGATGAAAAGTTATCTGACGGTCAACACGATTATCTATGATAAAGATATTCCTTTGATGCGTACGATTGTCGATGCGGCAAAAGAGGCGGGCATTTCTGCTGTGATTGCCGCCGATGTAGCGGTAATGAATTATGCCCGTCAGATAGGGCTGGAGGTACATCTTTCCACTCAGTTGAATATCTCCAATGCGGAAGCCTTGAAGTTCTATGCACAATTTGCGGATGTAGTTGTACTGGCCCGTGAGTTGAATCTGGAACAGGTGGCGGAGATTTATCGACAGATTCGGGAAGAGAATATTTGCGGACCGAGCGGTGAGCTGATTCGTATTGAAATGTTCTGTCACGGTGCGCTTTGTATGGCTGTATCGGGTAAGTGTTATCTCTCTCTGCATGAAATGAATAACTCCGCCAATCGTGGCGCTTGTATGCAGGTGTGCCGTCGTTCATATACCGTCCGTGATAAGGAAACAGATGTGGAACTCGATATTGATAACGAATATATCATGTCACCGAAGGACCTGAAAACCATCCACTTTATGAATAAAATGATGGATGCGGGCGTACGTGTGTTCAAGATTGAAGGGCGTGCCCGTGGTCCTGAATATGTGCGTACAGTGGTCGAATGCTATAAGGAAGCCATCAAGGCTTATCTGGAAGATACATTTACCGACGAAAAAATCGCGGCTTGGGATGAACGTTTGAAAACGGTCTTCAACCGTGGTTTCTGGAATGGTTATTACTTGGGACAGCGTTTGGGAGAATGGACCCGTAACTATGGTTCTGCCGCAACGGAACGTAAGATATATGTAGGTAAGGGTATCAAATATTATTCCAATATCGGTGTGTCTGAATTCCTGGTGGAGGCTGCTGAAGTAAGTGTAGGCGATAAACTGCTGATTACAGGGCCGACTACCGGTGCGGTATTTATGACCTTGGAAGAAGCCCGTGTCGATTTGAAACCGGTGCAGACAGTGAAGAAAGGTGAGCATTTCTCCATGAAATCGGATAAGATACGTCCTAGTGACAAGCTATATAAACTGGTATCTACCGAAGAATTGAAGAAATTCAAAGGTCTTGATATCGAACAGAAAAGAGGTTAA
- a CDS encoding nucleotidyl transferase AbiEii/AbiGii toxin family protein, with protein sequence MFKKEGFMGNLWLNNELVDRLAMLQQTEIEHFGINQVAIEKDWWVTVTLKALFQTDCHEALIFKGGTSLSKGFNIIERFSEDIDLAIGHSFFGINKTSKNQRDKLRKKAREYIHGTLSSQLDARLKDMGITGYRIENITQVQDKNGEWKVIDSDKDPTVILLHYPSIVEDTISYIPPRVKIEISCLSMDEPTEERQIRSLIGETFEDEDSDANSNIRTVVPTRTFLEKLFLLAEEFQKEKPRSVRMSRHLYDLEKLMDTEYGREALADRSLYDAIVEHRKAYYALKYANYDLHNPETINFMIPKKEMEVWKADYADMQRFFIYGESLEFDTLMQRMKELQKKVRN encoded by the coding sequence ATGTTTAAAAAGGAAGGATTTATGGGGAACCTATGGCTTAATAATGAACTGGTTGATCGCTTGGCAATGTTGCAACAGACGGAGATAGAACATTTTGGCATCAATCAAGTAGCGATAGAAAAAGACTGGTGGGTAACAGTTACTTTAAAAGCATTATTCCAAACCGATTGTCATGAGGCATTGATATTCAAGGGAGGTACATCTCTATCTAAAGGATTCAACATCATTGAACGTTTTTCTGAGGATATTGACTTGGCTATTGGCCATTCATTCTTTGGTATAAATAAGACAAGTAAGAACCAGCGTGACAAGTTGCGTAAAAAAGCCCGAGAGTACATTCATGGGACACTTTCATCTCAACTGGATGCACGGTTGAAAGATATGGGTATTACGGGGTATAGAATTGAAAATATTACCCAAGTTCAAGATAAAAACGGTGAATGGAAAGTGATTGACTCAGACAAAGACCCTACGGTCATATTACTACACTATCCTTCCATTGTGGAAGATACTATCAGCTATATACCTCCACGTGTAAAGATTGAAATTAGTTGCCTTTCTATGGACGAGCCAACAGAGGAACGTCAAATCCGTTCGTTAATTGGTGAGACTTTTGAGGATGAAGATTCAGATGCCAATAGCAATATAAGAACAGTAGTGCCAACTCGCACATTTCTTGAAAAACTTTTTCTGCTTGCTGAGGAATTCCAGAAAGAAAAACCAAGAAGCGTGCGAATGTCTCGCCATTTGTATGACTTAGAGAAACTGATGGATACAGAATATGGGCGTGAGGCATTGGCAGACCGCTCACTTTATGATGCTATCGTGGAGCATCGTAAGGCGTATTATGCCCTAAAGTATGCCAATTATGATCTCCATAATCCTGAAACAATCAATTTTATGATTCCAAAGAAAGAAATGGAGGTATGGAAAGCAGATTATGCAGACATGCAGCGTTTCTTCATTTATGGAGAGTCTCTGGAATTTGATACACTGATGCAGAGAATGAAAGAGTTGCAGAAAAAAGTAAGAAATTAG